Proteins found in one Numida meleagris isolate 19003 breed g44 Domestic line chromosome 25, NumMel1.0, whole genome shotgun sequence genomic segment:
- the GNAT2 gene encoding guanine nucleotide-binding protein G(t) subunit alpha-2 — protein CPRSYLNQLDRITAPGYLPNEQDVLRSRVKTTGIIETKFSVKDLNFRMFDVGGQRSERKKWIHCFEGVTCIIFCGALSAYDMVLVEDDEVNRMHESLHLFNSICNHKFFAATSIILFLNKKDLFEEKIKKVHLSICFPEYD, from the exons TGTCCCCGCAGCTACCTGAACCAGCTGGACCGCATCACGGCCCCCGGGTACCTCCCCAACGAGCAGGACGTGCTGCGCTCCCGCGTGAAGACCACCGGCATCATCGAGACCAAGTTCTCCGTCAAGGACCTCAACTTCAG GATGTTCGATGTCGGGGGGCAGAGATCGGAGCGCAAGAAATGGATCCACTGCTTCGAGGGGGTGACGTGCATCATCTTCTGCGGGGCGCTGAGCGCCTACGACATGGTGCTGGTGGAGGACGACGAAGTG AACCGCATGCACGAATCCCTGCACCTCTTCAACAGTATATGCAACCACAAGTTCTTCGCCGCCACCTCCATCATCCTCTTCCTCAACAAGAAGGACCTCTTCGAGGAGAAGATCAAGAAGGTGCACCTCAGCATCTGCTTCCCCGAGTACGAC